AAGAGTGTCTTGTCGAGAGAACTGAGCGCATCATGTCCGCTAGTACGCGAGCAACAGCGTCGTTGCTCCGACGCACCATTCATGTCGGCCACGATCCGATGGTCAGGCGTAGTGATCGCATCGAAGGATTCATGTCCTTCGGCTTGATCGTTCTTGCGATTCTGCTGGTGCCGTTTGCCATCTGGGCAGGCGGCGCAACGGCAGCAAGCCAGAATGCCCTGATCGCCGAACAGGCCAGAAACACCCACTCCATTGCCGCCGTCACGACGGGGGACTCGGTCACGTCCAGCATCGCGACCGCCGACTACATTCCTACGAACACCGAAACCGCACCAGCTCAATGGAACTGGAACGGGCAGGTGCACCGCGAAGACATCACCGTCGACGCCACCACACCGGCAGGCACTTCCGTCGACATCTACGTCGACAACAACGGTGACAGAACCATCGCCCCCATCACGGAGAGCGCGGCCGACGTGGCTGCGGTCGTGACCGGAATCTTCACGTGGTTCAGCATCATGTCGCTGCTGACCATCGGTTTCATGCTGATTCGGGTGTGGCTCGACCGCAGCCGCGACGCGCAGTGGGATCGGGATCTGCGCGCGTTCCTCGACGCACACGGCTAGAGGCGAAGGCCTACGCGATCTGAGGCATGACCTCGCTCGCCACCAATTCGAGGTGGTCGAGATCACTCAGGTCGAGCGTCTGCAGGTACATGCGCTCCGAACCGGCCTCGGCAAATGCTCCGAGCTTGTCCACCAGTTCCGACGGCGTTCCCGCCAAGCCGTTTTCACGCAGTTCGTCGACATCTCGCCCGATGGCAGCGGCTCGCTTGGCGATCTCCGCCTCGTTGCGTCCACAGCACAAGATCAGTGCGTTGGAATACGTCAGCTCGTTCGGGTCCCGGTCGATATCGGTGCAAGCCTGACGAACACCGTCGAAGAGCTCCTTGGTCGCGCCGACCGACTGGAACGGGAGATTGAACTCACTGGCAAATCGCGCAGCCAAAGCCGGAGTCTTCTTCTTACCGACACCGCCCATCAGAATGGGCGGCCCGCCGTCCTGGTACGGCTTCGGCAACGCCGGAGAATTCTTGATCTGCACGTGCTTACCGTCGTAGTCGAACTGCTCGCCGACGGGAGTGCGCCACAAGCCCGTCACGACGTCGAGAGTTTCCTCGAGCAGTTCGAAGCGGTCCTTCAGCGTCGGAAACGGAATCCCGTACGCCTCATGCTCCTTTTCGTACCAGCCGGCGCCGATACCGAAGTCGACGCGGCCACCACTCATCTGGTCCACCTGCGCGACGGAGATGGCGAGCGGGCCGGCGTACCGGAACGTTGCCGACGTGACGAGCGTGCCGAGGCGGATAGTCGACGTCTCGCGGGCAATACCGGCAAGCGTGATCCAGGCGTCGGTCGGTCCGGGAAGTCCGTCGGAATTCATCGCCAGATAGTGATCGGAACGGAAGAACGCTCCGTACCCGAGCTTTTCGGCCGTCTGGGCCACTGCCAGTAGTTGTTCGTAAGTAGCGCCCTGTTGGGGTTCGGTGAAGATTCGCAGATCCATGTGCTCACTCTGCCACTGGCGGTGCGTCAGGGCTGTGTGGGGACAACCACTCCTACCTGCCCGGCGGCCAGGCACAGTGACAGTCCTGGGGTCCGCGGTGTGACCTTGACGGACTGGCCGTCGCCGACAACCTGCACAAATACCGAGTGCAGCCCCGCCTTCACAGGGACGGAAACGGCGTCGCCAGTGGTCAAGGACACGTCGATTATTCCGTCTGTGCTCGCGAGGTAGTTGAGCTGAACTGTCCAATCCCAGACGGCCAATGGGCCGTC
The nucleotide sequence above comes from Rhodococcus sp. KBS0724. Encoded proteins:
- a CDS encoding LLM class F420-dependent oxidoreductase — its product is MDLRIFTEPQQGATYEQLLAVAQTAEKLGYGAFFRSDHYLAMNSDGLPGPTDAWITLAGIARETSTIRLGTLVTSATFRYAGPLAISVAQVDQMSGGRVDFGIGAGWYEKEHEAYGIPFPTLKDRFELLEETLDVVTGLWRTPVGEQFDYDGKHVQIKNSPALPKPYQDGGPPILMGGVGKKKTPALAARFASEFNLPFQSVGATKELFDGVRQACTDIDRDPNELTYSNALILCCGRNEAEIAKRAAAIGRDVDELRENGLAGTPSELVDKLGAFAEAGSERMYLQTLDLSDLDHLELVASEVMPQIA